The Proteus vulgaris genome has a segment encoding these proteins:
- the cysP gene encoding thiosulfate transporter subunit encodes MKKNTIRTFALQATAALSLVVSSYAGAAQLLNSSYDIARELFTQLNSDFKTQWDAQHPDDKVTIKQSHAGSSKQALAILQGLPADVVTYNQVTDVQILHDKGKLIPADWQQRLPNNSSPYYSTMAYLVRKGNPKNITSWEDLTREDVKVVFPNPKTSGNGRYTYLAAWGAFEKAYGNDEKTQEAMKKFLKNVEVFDTGGRGATTSFIERGLGDVLISFESEVNNIRQQYGEDEYQVIVPPVDILAEFPVAWIDKNVQRNDTETLAKAYLNYLYSPKAQEIITQFNYRVNDKAVMAQKSAQFPATSLFTIEEVFGDWNNVMKIHFTTDGMLDKLLAQGRQ; translated from the coding sequence ATGAAGAAAAACACAATTAGAACCTTTGCATTACAAGCAACCGCAGCATTGTCTTTGGTTGTTAGTAGTTATGCTGGGGCTGCTCAATTACTTAATAGCTCTTACGATATCGCAAGAGAGTTATTCACACAGCTAAATAGCGATTTTAAAACGCAATGGGATGCTCAACATCCTGATGATAAAGTCACCATCAAACAATCACATGCAGGCTCATCTAAGCAGGCACTTGCGATATTACAAGGTTTACCCGCAGATGTAGTGACCTATAACCAAGTTACAGATGTGCAAATTCTGCATGATAAAGGCAAATTAATTCCTGCTGATTGGCAACAACGCCTTCCTAATAATAGCTCGCCTTATTATTCCACTATGGCGTATTTAGTACGCAAAGGAAATCCAAAGAACATTACTTCATGGGAAGATTTAACGCGTGAAGATGTCAAAGTGGTTTTCCCTAATCCTAAAACATCAGGTAATGGTCGATATACCTATTTAGCTGCATGGGGAGCTTTTGAAAAAGCTTATGGCAATGATGAGAAGACACAAGAAGCGATGAAGAAATTCCTCAAAAATGTTGAGGTATTTGATACTGGAGGACGTGGTGCAACAACTTCTTTTATCGAACGCGGACTGGGGGATGTTCTGATCAGTTTTGAATCTGAAGTGAATAATATTCGCCAGCAATATGGTGAAGATGAATATCAAGTTATTGTGCCACCCGTAGATATTCTAGCTGAGTTTCCAGTCGCTTGGATTGATAAAAATGTGCAACGTAATGACACAGAAACATTGGCAAAAGCTTACCTCAATTATTTATACAGTCCTAAAGCACAAGAGATCATCACGCAATTTAATTATCGCGTAAATGATAAAGCGGTTATGGCGCAAAAATCCGCACAGTTCCCAGCAACATCATTATTTACGATTGAAGAGGTATTTGGTGACTGGAATAACGTGATGAAAATACATTTCACGACAGATGGCATGCTTGATAAGTTGTTAGCGCAAGGACGTCAATAA
- the cysA_1 gene encoding sulfate/thiosulfate transporter subunit, which yields MSIEINSVTKYFDRTEVLHDVNLDVASGEMVALLGPSGSGKTTLLRIIAGLEHQTQGSIRFEEEDVSRLHARDRKVGFVFQHYALFRHMTVFENIAFGLTVLPRRERPNKEVIHKKVQQLLEMIQLPHLAQRYPAQLSGGQKQRVALARALAVEPQILLLDEPFGALDAKVRTELRRWLRELHEELKFTSVFVTHDQQEAMEVADRIVIMGNGKIEQVGTPQEVWQSPKSRFVLEFLGDVNHLKGEINGAQLQIGGYHLPLSVTPLYQGSVDVFLRPWEIALSVHANSVCRLPVKVIEVSPKGHYWQLILQPLGWSEKPITAVWNEISSVPTKGNTYYMGGAQARLYKGDTPLNTVSLAYTA from the coding sequence ATGAGTATTGAAATTAATAGTGTCACAAAATATTTTGATCGCACTGAAGTGTTGCATGATGTCAACCTTGATGTAGCCTCAGGTGAAATGGTAGCACTGTTAGGACCTTCAGGATCAGGTAAAACAACACTATTACGCATTATTGCAGGGCTTGAACATCAAACCCAAGGAAGTATTCGTTTCGAAGAGGAAGATGTTAGCCGATTACATGCGCGAGATCGTAAAGTTGGTTTTGTTTTTCAGCACTATGCACTGTTTCGTCATATGACGGTATTTGAGAATATCGCCTTTGGTTTAACTGTATTACCTCGACGAGAGCGACCTAATAAAGAAGTTATCCATAAAAAAGTGCAACAGTTGCTAGAGATGATCCAGTTGCCTCATTTAGCACAACGTTATCCAGCACAATTATCAGGCGGGCAAAAACAGCGTGTTGCTTTAGCAAGAGCTTTAGCTGTTGAACCTCAAATCTTACTACTAGATGAGCCTTTTGGTGCTTTAGATGCCAAAGTAAGAACTGAATTACGTCGTTGGTTACGGGAGCTTCATGAAGAGCTTAAATTTACCAGTGTCTTTGTCACTCATGATCAACAAGAAGCAATGGAAGTCGCTGATCGTATCGTGATTATGGGAAATGGTAAAATAGAGCAAGTAGGGACACCACAAGAAGTATGGCAATCACCTAAAAGTCGCTTTGTTTTAGAATTTTTAGGTGATGTGAATCATCTAAAAGGTGAAATTAATGGTGCTCAATTACAGATTGGGGGATATCACCTGCCATTATCTGTGACACCGCTTTATCAAGGTTCTGTTGATGTATTTTTACGTCCTTGGGAAATTGCATTAAGTGTACATGCTAATAGTGTTTGTCGATTGCCGGTTAAGGTTATTGAGGTATCACCAAAAGGGCATTATTGGCAGTTAATTTTACAGCCATTAGGATGGAGCGAAAAACCTATTACCGCGGTCTGGAATGAAATTTCTTCGGTGCCAACAAAAGGAAATACCTATTATATGGGAGGTGCCCAAGCTCGTTTATATAAGGGGGATACTCCCTTAAATACGGTATCGTTAGCCTATACCGCCTAG
- the cysW_1 gene encoding sulfate/thiosulfate transporter permease subunit, producing MSDIMQQRSVDRRKIDWVKWGLILTGGVLSILFLVVPIAWIFMTAFSKGIEIFTENLLDSDMLHAVWLTVLIALITVPVNMLFGVSMAWLVTRFRFPGRQLLMTLIDIPFAVSPVVAGLLYLLFYGSNGWAGQWLSQFDIQLMFSWPGMVLVTVFVTCPFVVRELVPVMMSQGSQEDEAAVLLGASGWKMFWRVTLPNIRWALLYGVVLTNARAIGEFGAVSVVSGAIRGETYSLPLQVELLHQDYNTVGAFTAAALLAMMAIFTLMFKSALQWHLARQQ from the coding sequence ATGTCAGATATTATGCAACAACGCTCTGTTGATCGTCGTAAAATTGATTGGGTGAAGTGGGGACTAATCCTTACAGGCGGTGTGTTATCCATTTTATTTTTAGTTGTGCCTATTGCGTGGATCTTTATGACCGCGTTTTCAAAAGGTATTGAAATATTTACGGAGAACTTATTGGACAGCGATATGTTACACGCTGTCTGGTTAACCGTACTCATCGCGTTAATTACCGTACCTGTCAATATGTTATTTGGTGTCAGCATGGCATGGCTCGTCACGCGTTTTCGTTTCCCGGGGCGCCAGCTATTAATGACATTGATTGATATTCCATTTGCAGTGTCTCCAGTGGTTGCTGGATTACTTTATCTGCTTTTTTACGGTAGCAATGGATGGGCAGGACAATGGTTATCTCAGTTTGATATCCAACTTATGTTCTCATGGCCAGGAATGGTATTAGTTACGGTATTTGTCACTTGTCCTTTTGTGGTGAGAGAACTGGTACCAGTGATGATGAGCCAAGGCAGTCAAGAAGATGAAGCCGCCGTGTTATTGGGAGCGAGCGGTTGGAAAATGTTTTGGCGAGTGACGTTACCAAATATTCGCTGGGCATTGTTATATGGCGTGGTATTAACCAACGCTAGGGCCATCGGTGAATTTGGTGCAGTTTCTGTGGTTTCTGGTGCTATTCGTGGCGAAACCTATTCATTACCGTTACAAGTTGAATTACTGCATCAAGATTACAATACCGTTGGGGCATTTACTGCGGCTGCATTACTCGCCATGATGGCGATATTCACCTTAATGTTTAAAAGTGCATTGCAATGGCATTTAGCTCGTCAGCAATGA
- the cysT_1 gene encoding sulfate/thiosulfate transporter subunit, with protein sequence MFITASKRVLPGFGLSLGGTLFYTCLILLLPMSALVVQLSDMSWSQYWAVITHPQIVAAYKVTLLAAGVASIFNAVFGMLLAWIITRYRFPGRQLLDGLMDLPFALPTAVAGLTLATLFSTQGWYGFVLDKFDIKVINTWIGIAVAMAFTSLPFVVRTVQPVLEELGPEYEEAAETLGASRWQTFRKVVLPELSPALIAGTALSFTRSLGEFGAVIFIAGNIAWQTEVVSLMIFIRLQEFDYPAASAVASVILLVSLVLLFSINGLQSRFGQRLRGH encoded by the coding sequence ATGTTTATTACAGCCAGCAAACGGGTATTACCAGGATTTGGATTAAGTTTAGGTGGAACACTGTTTTACACCTGCTTGATCTTACTGTTACCAATGAGTGCGCTGGTTGTACAACTTTCTGATATGAGTTGGTCTCAGTATTGGGCGGTAATAACGCATCCCCAAATTGTGGCTGCCTATAAAGTCACATTACTCGCAGCAGGCGTTGCCAGTATTTTTAATGCAGTATTCGGTATGTTACTTGCGTGGATCATTACTCGTTACCGTTTTCCAGGTAGACAACTGCTTGATGGTTTAATGGATTTACCTTTTGCTTTGCCTACGGCTGTTGCTGGCCTCACGCTTGCGACGCTTTTTTCAACACAAGGCTGGTACGGTTTTGTATTGGATAAATTTGATATCAAAGTTATTAATACATGGATTGGGATAGCTGTTGCGATGGCTTTTACCAGTTTACCTTTTGTTGTAAGAACCGTTCAGCCAGTGCTTGAAGAATTAGGTCCTGAGTATGAAGAAGCTGCTGAAACGCTAGGGGCAAGTCGTTGGCAAACTTTTCGTAAGGTTGTATTACCCGAGTTATCACCAGCACTAATCGCAGGAACTGCACTCTCTTTTACGCGCAGTTTGGGAGAGTTTGGTGCTGTGATTTTTATTGCTGGCAATATTGCATGGCAAACAGAAGTCGTCTCCTTGATGATTTTTATTCGATTACAAGAATTTGATTATCCTGCGGCAAGTGCCGTTGCTTCTGTGATTTTACTTGTTTCATTAGTCTTACTGTTTTCAATTAATGGATTGCAAAGCCGATTTGGCCAACGGTTGAGGGGGCATTGA
- the yfeX_1 gene encoding peroxidase: MSHAQSGILVAHSKFGLFIEAMVVGELDALREGCQKFMQSLSDLQKQFPDASLGAVIAFGSDLWKRLSDENSAPELKPFRPLGKGLAPATQRDLLIHIQSMRHDVNFSLAQAAIAAFGDAIKVEEEIHGFRWIEERDLSGFIDGTENPQDDERYGVALINDGVDAGGSYVLVQRYEHNLKKWARFSESDQEKMIGRTKKDSVELEESERNVTSHVSRVVIEEDGEELAILRHSLPYGTASGKHGLYFLAYCGRLYNIEQQLLSMFGELDGKHDDLLRMSKPVTGSYYFAPSYEVLKAL; the protein is encoded by the coding sequence ATGTCTCATGCACAAAGTGGCATTTTAGTCGCACATAGTAAATTTGGTCTTTTTATTGAAGCAATGGTCGTGGGTGAATTAGACGCTCTGCGTGAAGGATGTCAAAAATTCATGCAATCATTATCTGATTTACAAAAGCAATTTCCTGATGCATCACTAGGTGCAGTTATCGCATTTGGCTCAGATCTTTGGAAAAGACTGTCAGATGAAAATAGTGCACCAGAACTAAAACCTTTTCGCCCTTTAGGTAAAGGTTTAGCACCTGCAACACAACGTGATCTTCTTATTCATATTCAATCAATGCGTCATGATGTGAATTTCTCATTAGCACAAGCTGCAATCGCCGCTTTTGGTGATGCGATTAAAGTTGAAGAAGAAATTCATGGTTTCCGCTGGATAGAAGAACGTGATTTAAGTGGATTTATTGATGGAACAGAAAATCCACAAGATGATGAACGTTATGGGGTTGCACTAATCAATGACGGTGTTGATGCTGGTGGTAGTTATGTTTTAGTTCAGCGTTATGAGCATAACCTGAAAAAATGGGCTCGTTTTAGTGAATCAGATCAAGAAAAAATGATCGGTCGTACTAAAAAAGACAGCGTTGAGCTTGAAGAATCTGAGCGTAATGTAACATCTCATGTTTCTCGTGTTGTGATTGAAGAAGATGGTGAAGAATTAGCCATTTTACGTCACAGCCTACCTTATGGTACAGCAAGCGGTAAACATGGTTTATATTTCCTAGCTTACTGTGGTCGTTTATATAACATCGAGCAGCAACTATTGAGTATGTTTGGGGAATTAGATGGCAAACATGACGATCTATTGCGCATGAGTAAACCTGTAACAGGAAGTTATTATTTCGCACCTTCTTATGAAGTATTAAAAGCACTGTAA
- the cysM gene encoding cysteine synthase B, translated as MAGLEQFIGNTPLVKLQRLTQEVDAEIWVKLEGNNPAGSVKDRAALSMIEQAELRGEIKPGDTLIEATSGNTGIALAMIAAVKGYRLKLLMPENMSKERQASMQAYGAELILVSREIGMEGARDLAQQMEQQGEGKVLDQFNNPDNPRAHFISTGPEIWQQTQGRITHFVSSMGTTGTITGVGSYLKTQSDSVQVIGLQPEEKSQIPGIRRWSPAYLPGIFKKELVDRVIDMSQIEAESTMRLLASQEGIFCGVSSGGAVAGALRVAKENPGAVIVAIVCDRGDRYLSTGVYSS; from the coding sequence GTGGCAGGGTTAGAACAATTTATTGGTAATACACCATTAGTCAAATTACAACGACTTACACAAGAGGTAGACGCTGAAATATGGGTTAAGCTTGAAGGTAATAACCCTGCAGGTTCAGTAAAAGACAGAGCAGCATTATCGATGATTGAACAAGCGGAATTACGTGGTGAAATAAAACCGGGTGATACGCTGATTGAAGCAACCAGTGGTAATACAGGTATTGCTTTAGCGATGATTGCGGCGGTAAAAGGCTACCGTTTAAAACTGTTAATGCCGGAGAATATGAGTAAAGAGCGTCAAGCTTCTATGCAAGCTTATGGTGCAGAGCTTATTTTAGTGAGCCGTGAAATCGGTATGGAAGGTGCGCGAGATCTCGCACAACAGATGGAACAACAGGGTGAAGGGAAGGTATTAGACCAATTTAATAACCCAGATAATCCAAGAGCTCATTTTATTTCTACTGGTCCTGAGATTTGGCAACAAACACAGGGTCGTATTACGCATTTTGTTTCGAGTATGGGAACAACAGGTACGATCACGGGTGTGGGAAGTTACTTAAAAACACAATCTGATAGCGTGCAAGTTATTGGCCTTCAGCCTGAAGAGAAAAGTCAAATTCCAGGTATTCGTCGTTGGTCACCTGCTTATTTGCCGGGAATTTTTAAAAAAGAGCTGGTGGATAGGGTGATAGATATGTCACAAATCGAAGCAGAATCAACGATGCGCCTTTTAGCAAGTCAAGAGGGTATCTTCTGTGGTGTAAGTTCTGGAGGCGCTGTTGCTGGCGCTCTGCGCGTTGCAAAAGAAAATCCAGGCGCCGTGATTGTAGCGATTGTGTGTGATAGGGGAGATCGTTATTTGTCGACGGGTGTTTACTCGTCATAA